TGACCTCCGGCAGCACGACCAAACGGATGCGCGCCCTGCTGGACACGGGCGCGGCTGCCTCGGTGATGTACCGTGGCGCCCTGCCCGGGCTCGAGGGCAGCACAGGCGACCGACAAACGATTGACATTCGCCACGATGCGCTGGGTACCGTTCGCGCGGGCGTCATCCTCCACTTGAACGACGCAGTACCGGAACTCATCATCGGGAATGACATTCTGGGAGCCTGGGGAAACCAGTGGTACTTCCGATTTGATCCCGTCGGAGGCTACGTCGTTGTCGTGCCCGCGGAGCCGAGCCCCAGCAATGATCAGGCCGCATTCTCGCGGTCCCGCCAACCGCCAGCGTTGGGGGGCGGCGTCATCGCAGCGCCAACGCGGCGTCGATAATGCCTTGCTCACTCGGCAGGACCAGGTCAGCGGCCGGTCCCAGCGGAATGTAGGTATCCAGGCCGGTCACCCGGGCGGCACGCACCGCGCCGCCACAATGCTCCCAGAGCAGGGCCAGCACGGCCTCGTTGATTCCCCCTGTTCGCCGGCCCTCGTCAACCACGAGAACCCGCCCGGTCGTCTGGGCCTGCGCGATGATCCAATTTTCATTCAGCGGATTCAGCCAGCGTAGATCAACGATTCTTGCGGCCATCCCATGCTGCTCGTGGAGTGCCCGCGCGGCGCGGAGAGACAAGTACACGCCGTTGCCGAAGGTGATGATGGTGAGGTCGCGGGCTTCCTCGTGATAGACCGCCCCCTCCCCGAAAGGAATGAACTCCTGCGGCGGAGGGTATTCGAAGCTCCAGCTCCGATCCTTGGGTTCCCAGAGATCCTTGGTCATGTACAGGGCGATCGGCTCGACAAAGGCAATGACCCGGCCGTCGACCGTTGCCATGGCCATACATGTCCGGAGCATCTTCACAGCGTCGTCGCCGCGGCTCGGCGTGGCGATGACGAGACCGGGCACATCGCGTAAGGCGGCGATGCTGTTGTCGTTATGGAAGTGCCCGCCGAATCCTTTCTGATATCCCCACCCGGCGATGCGAATGACCATGGGGTTGCGAAACTGTCCATTGGAGAAATACTGGAGCGAGCACGCCTCGCCGCGAATCTGATCCTCGGCGTTATGGTAGTAGGCCAGGTATTGAATTTCCGGTATGGGAAGCAGCCCCAGATGGGCGGCGCCGACAGCCAGACCAAGGATCGTGGTTTCATCCAGAACAGTATTGAAGACGCGCCCCGCTCCGAACCTGGACATGAGTCCGGTCGTGACGTGGTATACCCCGCCACGCTTGGCTACGTCTTCTCCGAAGACGACGGCGCGGGGGTACTTGACCAGCAGATCATGCAAACCGTGGTTGATCAGCGCTCCCAGGTGGCGAGCGGGCCGGTGCTCCGGCAACTGGTCTTCACTGCCGAAGATATGAAGACGATCCTCCAGCGACGGCACGCGCGCCGCTTCCGCGGCGACGGCGTCCGGCGAATGCGGCGCCAGGGGCGCCATGATCTGCGCAGCCGAACTCAATTTCGGCCGGTGGGCCGCGGCCTCCGCGGCCTCGCGAACCCGTTCGCGCGTCCGTTCATAAAGGGCAAGCACGTCGGCAGGCGTCATCACGCCCAGATCCATCACGCGACGCGCGCAGCTCAGCAGCGGATCCCGCGCCTCGGCCGCCTCGATTTCGTCCCAGCCGTGGTACTCGGTCTCCGGGTCCGTGCCCGCATGTCCCAGCAGGCGCACGACGTTCAAATGGAGGAAAACAGGCTGGCGGCGGGAGCGGCAATGATCGATGGCGGCGCGCACCGCGGTGTAGCCTTCGATCAGATCGAGTCCGTTGGCCTCGAAATAGGTCAGGCCGAACCGATTCACATAGTTCGCCCGAATCCACCCGTGAGGCGTCTTCACGCTGATGCCGACACCGTTGTCCTCGCAGACGAAGAGGATGGGAATCGGCAACTGCTGGTATGCCGCCCTTGCCGCCGCATTGAGCGCCGTTTGCGCGGTGGCATGACTAACGGAAGCATCGCCGAAGGAGCAGACGACGAGCATGTCGGGAGGAATATCGATACGGGGATCGATACGCCGCGCCCGGGCGATGCTCATCGCCGCACCGACCGCCTTTGGAAAATGACTGGCAATCGTGCTCGTCTGGGGCGGAACGTTCAGTGCCAGGCTGCCCCAGATCTTGTGCCGCCCGCCCGCGGTGGGGTCGTCGCTGCTGGCCGCGAAACCGAGCATGGTGTCCCGAATGAAGTCGAGGTCGGGCCGCTTTCGCGCGCGTTCAGCCATGAACGCCCCACTGCGATAGTGGAGAAACGCCAGATCGGTAACCCGAGTCAGGCGGCCGACCAGCGCGTTCCCCTCGTGCCCGGCACTACCGATGGTATAGAACCCGTCATTGCGGGCGCGCATTTCGCGGGCCACGTAGTCGATATGCCGGGACAGAATTTGCGATTCGAACAGCTCGCGCAGGTCGCGACAGGTGAGTTCACTGCCGGGAACAACCGGCTCGTCGTCCGGCCGAGCGGAGGGGGCGCCGTCTTCAAGCCGGCGGTGGCCGACATAAGAAAGAAAGTTCTCGTCCACCACGACCGCGCGATTCAGATTGAAGCGCGTTGAGCGGGGAGTCGTCTGCGTGGATTGCGTGGAACGGGACAAGTTCTCTTCTCGTCATGATGATGCGATCGGCCGGCGCGTCCTCGAAGAAATCTGGCTTGCTGCTGGACCGGCCATACCGAGCGGCGGACCGTTCTCGGCGAAGGTGAACGAGACGCCATGCGGCCGTCAGAAGGCCCCTTTGCCGTCGGCCAGTTCGCGACCGACGATAAGCTGGTGAATCGTCTCCGTTCCCTCATAGGTGATAACGCTCTCCAGGTTGAGCATGTGCCGCACCGGGCAACACTCCACGCTGATCCCGCCGGCGCCGAGAATGTCTCGAGCGTCGCGGGCAATATCCAGGGCCATGCGCACATTGTTCCATTTGGCCATGGACACGTGCGAGTGATGCATTGTCCCCTCGTCTTTCAATCGACCCAGTTGCAAGGCGAGCAGTTGTCCGAGCGTAATCTGCCGAACCATGTCCGCCAGTCGAATCTGGACGGTCTGCTTGTGGAGCAGCGGCGATCCGAAGAGTACACGGTTGCGGGCGAATTCCAGGGCCTCGCGGTAGCACGCC
The genomic region above belongs to Phycisphaerae bacterium and contains:
- a CDS encoding MFS transporter; this encodes MNRAVVVDENFLSYVGHRRLEDGAPSARPDDEPVVPGSELTCRDLRELFESQILSRHIDYVAREMRARNDGFYTIGSAGHEGNALVGRLTRVTDLAFLHYRSGAFMAERARKRPDLDFIRDTMLGFAASSDDPTAGGRHKIWGSLALNVPPQTSTIASHFPKAVGAAMSIARARRIDPRIDIPPDMLVVCSFGDASVSHATAQTALNAAARAAYQQLPIPILFVCEDNGVGISVKTPHGWIRANYVNRFGLTYFEANGLDLIEGYTAVRAAIDHCRSRRQPVFLHLNVVRLLGHAGTDPETEYHGWDEIEAAEARDPLLSCARRVMDLGVMTPADVLALYERTRERVREAAEAAAHRPKLSSAAQIMAPLAPHSPDAVAAEAARVPSLEDRLHIFGSEDQLPEHRPARHLGALINHGLHDLLVKYPRAVVFGEDVAKRGGVYHVTTGLMSRFGAGRVFNTVLDETTILGLAVGAAHLGLLPIPEIQYLAYYHNAEDQIRGEACSLQYFSNGQFRNPMVIRIAGWGYQKGFGGHFHNDNSIAALRDVPGLVIATPSRGDDAVKMLRTCMAMATVDGRVIAFVEPIALYMTKDLWEPKDRSWSFEYPPPQEFIPFGEGAVYHEEARDLTIITFGNGVYLSLRAARALHEQHGMAARIVDLRWLNPLNENWIIAQAQTTGRVLVVDEGRRTGGINEAVLALLWEHCGGAVRAARVTGLDTYIPLGPAADLVLPSEQGIIDAALALR